In Besnoitia besnoiti strain Bb-Ger1 chromosome IX, whole genome shotgun sequence, a single genomic region encodes these proteins:
- a CDS encoding histone deacetylase HDAC5 (encoded by transcript BESB_014130) — protein sequence MQGRSLLRTEAVPARHTVWRVGARGGGSADGGCSSRGRSGRAGSPFALRLCLALCLARIRRDCVGGNPNAREGSLHKLVATNNVAGVRLWLLNPFCRGMINDLNHAGETPLHVALQCCNPRILSLLLEPPPLQITPSLLASCAPRLTSSTRLSADAATQVDDSAAKSCGADVAAQTVSLEDVLAEKHVICSSKPAGHLGTSELACSATAAVAEAAAFEVAVATAARVDFSIPLDGIPTLHLLIGRTAFGAARGEDALECLKRVLLHIGRFQAGAVDRCPRCSPTKVKATAAATKALSEKRGGEAESMPAAVEGAMQSANQPAAAASPSGAEADVQPRCGCCGAPSPAPGWQSSAGDPAAENAQFCCPLYFSQNGGESEAADTILLDLEAMDLQGRTALHLACSFGVAPVAELLLHAGASPWARQLRVGQLPLHSAIDADDPACCLLLLRHTLPCRFLVNPMCRCSSPGESSTAAGAASQSSVLPLSNSTEARRLVFQLVRRCVRRGSWKCLRALLLYPTERVGGAAYDVAGSGAEAQTGKQPRRLQTDVATAASNAGKCKPDASPWCAALHLLLDGDTAGWSCLREQAWRAGSLCDLQEQLRRVLASTPACCQAAAASWGVDVTDADQGSSTVYSPKAESEKQRLLQALFAARAVDALEISRPAEGRTMVVTHALCLEHLPLPEPADMPLKRYKLMQRFPENPSRLEVVTSTRSGILRTREFSPLLWMDDPMPASMSDILRVHSMSYVARLKLRVEDAFGISTRLPSLTLPLRASATQALPAPSAAGTAALSAAAAALDAKLQGEQYEQQKRQHLENIGPGGRYSFVFADGDTPVTCFSWAAAVHAAGAVIAAVDAVCEGKCRNAFCAVRPPGHHLGNWGAAQTAANKLTDEDIAAGSQGFCLLNNVAIGASYAKYNYARKGIRRIAIVDFDVHHGNGTEQIIRNVGMKIRKVKQPQGAALRLYQRAADELRGSNWPPSGSDVSPRNTSAPSHSQQGRGVEPVSCDVDPSGADPPSSPAYPMGGSGKVAAGQPQQSLGAVDVPEWRGWRDERDAEELFFASIHAFDGSFYPGTGADCEDYSGPVVINVNILPHPAPPSRRECCCCEKCSTRECAGLRARRLSRGAAPRGERADAPTNLIVGAEGAVSAGKFPWACHFCRYPSLAPSSAAARRLFLKRIIRPLLRFAPDMLFISAGFDGHAQDQIGGAFGGFAEEDFRFFTHVLVRAAERTCQGRVVSVLEGGYSVSGGVSSTLAASVKEHLRGLMRTASGGPCVPEAAHDAQGEVFAGYASGGDPHVRDAGEHSWEDDIEVGDDAASEVTASDVEESWELITEDSPAELHAVSGDDACVSPSAHVEEALGLAGRLSKRGLDVVLRGEEAHADLTARASTGGTGCLDPGRECEANAARNRSPAEPLWSSARSGLLHQKRSPSLSEGILRLRELCQGPDGGRQ from the exons ATGCAGGGTCGCTCGCTGCTGAGGACGGAGGCGGTGCCTGCGCGCCACACTGTCTGGAGGGtcggagcgcgaggcggaggcagcgccgatggcggctgcagcagccgagggcgaagcggccgcgcaggcagccccttcgcgcttcgcctctgcttgGCACTCTGCTTGGCACGTATTCGACGAGACTGCGTCGGGGGGAATCCGAATGCGCGCGAAGGCTCGCTGCATAAGCTCGTGGCTACCAACAACGTTGCGGGCGTTCGCCTTTGGCTGCTGAATCCATTCTGCAGAGGCATGATCAACGACCTCAATCATGCAG GGGAGACGCCGCTTCACGTCGCGCTGCAGTGCTGCAACCCTCGTAttctgtctctcctgctggagccgccgccgctgcagataacgccctcgctgctcgcgtcctgcgcgccgcggctgacgagctcgacgcggctgtccgcggacgcagcgacgcaggtTGACGATTCGGCTGCgaagagctgcggcgcggatgTGGCGGCGCAAACTGTTTCGCTGGAGGACGTGCTTGCGGAGAAGCATGTGATTTGCTCGTCGAAACCCGCAGGCCATCTGGGGACGTCGGAGCttgcctgcagcgcgacagccgctgttgcagaggcagccgcgTTTGAGGTAGCCGTCGccaccgcggcgcgcgtcgactTCAGCATTCCTCTGGACGGAATCCCCACACTTCACCTGCTCATTGGTCGCACCGCCttcggggcggcgcggggggaaGACGCGCTCGAGTGCCTGAAACGTGTTCTCCTGCACATTGGGCGCTTCCAGGCAGGCGCGGTGGATCGATGCCCGCGGTGCTCGCCGACCAAAGtcaaggcgacggcggcggcgaccaaGGCTCTTTCCGAgaaacgcggaggcgaggctgaATCGATGCCTGCGGCTGTCGAGGGCGCTATGCAGAGTGCAAACCAaccagccgctgctgcttcgccttcaggggcggaggcggatgTCCAGCCACGCTGCgggtgctgcggcgcgccgtctccggctCCAGGATGGCAgagcagcgccggcgaccctGCCGCAGAGAACGCGCAGTTTTGCTGTCCGCTGTACTTCAGCCAGAACGGCGGCGAATCGGAGGCAGCCGACACCATTCTTTTGGACTTGGAGGCGATGGACTTGCAGGGGCGGACTGCGCTGCACCTCGCGTGCTCgttcggcgtcgcgccggtcgccgaGTTGCTGCTGCACGCCGGAGCCTCGCCCTGGGCGCGGCAGCTCAGGGTCGGTCAACTGCCTCTCCATTCTGCGATCGATGCCGATGATCCCGCGTGTTGCCTTCTGCTTTTGCGGCACACTCTGCCTTGCCGCTTTCTGGTGAACCCCAtgtgccgctgcagcagccccgGCGAGAGCTCcacggctgcgggcgccgcgtcccaAAGCAGCGTGCTGCCCCTGAGCAACTCGACTGAAGCCAGAAGGCTCGTTTTTCAGCTCGTTCGACGCTGCGTTCGACGGGGTTCGTGGAAGTGTCTCCGGGCTCTGCTTCTGTATCCAACGGAGcgagtcggcggcgcggcataTGACGTTGCAGGGAGTGGCGCGGAGGCCCAAACCGggaagcagccgcgcagactGCAGACAGACGTGGCGACCGCTGCATCCAATGCCGGAAAGTGCAAACCAGATGCCTCGCCCTGGTGCGCAGCGCTGCATCTGCTCTTAGATGGCGACACCGCTGGATGGAGCTGCCTGAGGGAGCAGGCATGGCGCGCCGGCTCGCTGTGCGACCTGCAGGAGCAGCtccggcgcgtcctcgccagCACTCCCGCATGCTGtcaggcggctgccgcgtcgtGGGGCGTAGATGTGACAGACGCAGATCAAGGCAGCTCGACTGTGTACAGCCCCAAGGCCGAGAGCGAAAAGCAACGattgctgcaggcgctgtttgcggcgcgagcggtTGACGCTCTGGAGATTTCGAGACCAGCTGAAGGACGGACTATGGTCGTGACGCATGCGCTCTGCCTCGAACACTTGCCGCTTCCTGAACCGGCCGACATGCCGCTGAAGCGCTATAAACTCATGCAGCGATTCCCAGAAAACCCAAGCCGACTAGAG GTCGTGACGTCGACTCGATCTGGGATTCTGCGGACCCGCGAATTCTCCCCTCTTCTCTGGATGGACGATCCGATGCCTGCGTCGATGTCTGATATTCTGAGGGTGCACTCCATGTCCTACGTTGCGCGTCTCAAGCTCAG AGTGGAGGATGCCTTCGGGATCAGTACCCGGCTTCCGTCGCTGACTCTTCCGCTTCGTGCCTCCGCCACCCAGGCGCTGCCCGCTCCGTCAGCAGCAGGGACAGCGGCCCtctcggcagccgcagcagctctcgACGCGAAGCTGCAAGGGGAGCAGTacgagcagcagaagcggcagCACCTGGAGAATATCGGACCTGGCGGCCGCTACagcttcgtcttcgcggacggcgacaCGCCAGTTACCTGCTTCAGCTGGGCTGCAGCTGTGCACGCAGCCGGGGCAGTTATCGCAGCGGTGGACGCAGTCTGTGAAGGCAAGTGCCGCAACGCGTTCTGTGCCGTTCGGCCCCCAGGCCATCACCTGGGCAACTGGGGCGCTGCCCAAACCGCCGCCAACAAGCTTACAGACGAAGACATAGC CGCCGGCAGTCAGGGCTTCTGTCTGTTGAACAACGTCGCAATCGGAGCTTCATACGCAAAGTATAATTATGCCAGGAAAG GAATACGACGCATTGCCATAGTCGACTTCGACGTGCACCACGGCAACGGGACCGAACAAATTATACGCAATGTCGGCATGAAAATTCGCAAAGTCAAGCAA CCGCAAGGCGCTGCCCTGCGCCTGTACCAGCGGGCTGCCGACGAGCTCCGAGGCTCGAACTGGCCGCCGTCAGGCAGCGACGTTTCGCCGCGCAACACCTCCGCGCCCAGTCACAGTCAGcaggggcgcggcgtcgaACCTGTGTCCTGCGATGTAGACCCGAGTGGCGCCGatccgccctcctcgcctgcgtacCCGATGGGGGGGAGCGGCAAGGTTGCTGCcgggcagccgcagcagagtctcggcgccgtcgaTGTCCCAGAGTGGAGGGGCTGGCGGGACGAGCGAGATGCGGAGGAGCTTTTCTTTGCTTCCATCCATG CTTTCGACGGTTCATTCTATCCTGGGACAGGAGCGGACTGCGAGGACTACA GCGGACCAGTGGTGATTAATGTCAACATTTTGCCTCATCCGGCTCCCCCGTCCCGCCGCGaatgctgctgctgcgagaAGTGCTCAACCCGAGAATGCGctgggctgcgcgcgcgtcgcctctctcggggcgcggctccgcgcggTGAAAGAGCGGATGCGCCCACAAATCTGATTGTGGGTGCCGAGGGAGCCGTTTCAGCGGGCAAGTTTCCGTGGGCGTGTCACTTTTGCCGCTACCCCTCTTTGGCGCCGTCatccgctgcagcgcggaggctgtTTCTGAAGCGTATTATTCGcccgcttctccgcttcgcgccgGATATGCTGTTTATTTCGGCAG GCTTCGACGGGCATGCGCAAGACCAGATCGGGGGCGCCTTTGGAGGCTTTGCAGAAGAGGACTTCCGTTTCTTCACGCACGTCCTGGTGCGGGCTGCGGAGCGAACATGCCAGGGTCGTGTTGTGAGTGTCCTGGAGGGCGGTTACAGCGTGAGTGGAGGCGTTTCTAGCACTTTGGCAGCTTCTGTCAAAGAGCATCTCCGCGGCCTGATGCGCACGGCCTCCGGCGGCCCCTGCGTCCCTGAAGCTGCGCACGACGCGCAGGGTGAAGTTTTCGCAGGTTACGCGTCAGGAGGGGATCCCCACGTCCGTGACGCAGGAGAGCATTCCTGGGAAGATGACATAGAGGTCGGAGAtgacgccgccagcgaagtCACGGCAAGCGACGTCGAGGAGAGCTGGGAGCTGATCACCGAGGATAGCCCCGCAGAGCTTCACGCTGTgtcgggcgacgacgcgtgcgTATCACCGAGTGCCcacgtcgaggaggcgctcggctTAGCAGGTCGTCTGTCCAAACGCGGACTCGATGTCGTCTTGaggggcgaggaagcgcatgcagacctGACAGCTCGCGCGTCAACTGGAGGTACCGGTTGCCTTGACCCAGGAAGAGAGTGTGAAGCCAACGCGGCCCGCAACAG GAGTCCGGCAGAGCCTTTGTGGTCCTCTGCGAGGTCTGGGTTGCTTCATCAGAAGCGCTCACCATCGCTGAGCGAGGGTATCCTTCGGCTTCGAGAGCTTTGCCAAGGCCCAGACGGCGGTCGACAGTGA